In Brachypodium distachyon strain Bd21 chromosome 2, Brachypodium_distachyon_v3.0, whole genome shotgun sequence, one genomic interval encodes:
- the LOC100839588 gene encoding uncharacterized protein LOC100839588 isoform X3, whose protein sequence is MGWGISRLIGLKAVVLLSAAYFVHGLGMRVLSLPLIYACMIALLISIASHPSVDLPLLLGKASNGSFPLWSWIMFSPFLLFIHLFVLLRRFAKNEPLYTEIADGVYVGGWPSSVELLPPGDPAVIDCTCELPRSSTISENSYLCVATWDTRAPQPSQIESAVRWAVRKRSQNKPVYVHCAYGHGRSVCVMCALLVALGLADDWKSAEQMIREKRPSISMNTLHRKSLEEWSKHLLSPSKRSGESDLSS, encoded by the exons ATGGGTTGGGGGATATCGCGGTTGATTGGTCTGAAGGCGGTTGTCTTGCTCTCTGCGGCGTATTTCGTTCATGGACTAGGCATGAGAGTGCTCTCTTTGCCCCTCATATACGCCTGTATGATTGCGCTGCTTATTTCCATTGCTTCCCATCCATCGGTGGACctcccgttgctcctcggcaAGGCGTCCAATGGAAGCTTTCCCCTGTGGTCGTGGATCATGTTCtcaccttttcttcttttcatcCATCTGTTTGTGCTGTTACGGAGGTTTGCGAAAAATGAGCCCTTGTACACTGAGATAGCAGATGGAGTGTATGTTGGAGGCTGGCCTTCTTCAGTTGAACTCCTGCCGCCTGGTGACCCTGCAGTCATTGATTGCACGTGTGAGCTTCCACGAAGCTCAACCATATCTGAGAATTCATATTTGTGTGTCGCTACATGGGATACAAGGGCACCTCAACCATCACAGATTGAGTCAGCTGTGCGATGGGCGGTGAGAAAGCGGTCACAGAACAAACCTGTGTATGTCCATTGTGCCTATG GCCATGGAAGAAGCGTCTGTGTGATGTGTGCACTTCTTGTCGCACTGGGATTAGCTGATGATTGGAAATCTGCTGAGCAAATGATCCGTGAGAAGAGACCTTCTATTAGCATGAACACTCTTCATCGCAAAAGCTTAGAGGAATGGTCAAAACACTTGCTTTCTCCCTCAAAAAGAAGCGGGGAATCTGAT CTTTCGAGTTAA
- the LOC100839588 gene encoding uncharacterized protein LOC100839588 isoform X1 gives MGWGISRLIGLKAVVLLSAAYFVHGLGMRVLSLPLIYACMIALLISIASHPSVDLPLLLGKASNGSFPLWSWIMFSPFLLFIHLFVLLRRFAKNEPLYTEIADGVYVGGWPSSVELLPPGDPAVIDCTCELPRSSTISENSYLCVATWDTRAPQPSQIESAVRWAVRKRSQNKPVYVHCAYGHGRSVCVMCALLVALGLADDWKSAEQMIREKRPSISMNTLHRKSLEEWSKHLLSPSKRSGESDVSSVILSDYTRKRD, from the exons ATGGGTTGGGGGATATCGCGGTTGATTGGTCTGAAGGCGGTTGTCTTGCTCTCTGCGGCGTATTTCGTTCATGGACTAGGCATGAGAGTGCTCTCTTTGCCCCTCATATACGCCTGTATGATTGCGCTGCTTATTTCCATTGCTTCCCATCCATCGGTGGACctcccgttgctcctcggcaAGGCGTCCAATGGAAGCTTTCCCCTGTGGTCGTGGATCATGTTCtcaccttttcttcttttcatcCATCTGTTTGTGCTGTTACGGAGGTTTGCGAAAAATGAGCCCTTGTACACTGAGATAGCAGATGGAGTGTATGTTGGAGGCTGGCCTTCTTCAGTTGAACTCCTGCCGCCTGGTGACCCTGCAGTCATTGATTGCACGTGTGAGCTTCCACGAAGCTCAACCATATCTGAGAATTCATATTTGTGTGTCGCTACATGGGATACAAGGGCACCTCAACCATCACAGATTGAGTCAGCTGTGCGATGGGCGGTGAGAAAGCGGTCACAGAACAAACCTGTGTATGTCCATTGTGCCTATG GCCATGGAAGAAGCGTCTGTGTGATGTGTGCACTTCTTGTCGCACTGGGATTAGCTGATGATTGGAAATCTGCTGAGCAAATGATCCGTGAGAAGAGACCTTCTATTAGCATGAACACTCTTCATCGCAAAAGCTTAGAGGAATGGTCAAAACACTTGCTTTCTCCCTCAAAAAGAAGCGGGGAATCTGATGTGAGTTCTGTGATTCTTTCAGATTACACCCGAAAAAGGGATTGA
- the LOC100839588 gene encoding uncharacterized protein LOC100839588 isoform X2, with protein MGWGISRLIGLKAVVLLSAAYFVHGLGMRVLSLPLIYACMIALLISIASHPSVDLPLLLGKASNGSFPLWSWIMFSPFLLFIHLFVLLRRFAKNEPLYTEIADGVYVGGWPSSVELLPPGDPAVIDCTCELPRSSTISENSYLCVATWDTRAPQPSQIESAVRWAVRKRSQNKPVYVHCAYGHGRSVCVMCALLVALGLADDWKSAEQMIREKRPSISMNTLHRKSLEEWSKHLLSPSKRSGESDQLSS; from the exons ATGGGTTGGGGGATATCGCGGTTGATTGGTCTGAAGGCGGTTGTCTTGCTCTCTGCGGCGTATTTCGTTCATGGACTAGGCATGAGAGTGCTCTCTTTGCCCCTCATATACGCCTGTATGATTGCGCTGCTTATTTCCATTGCTTCCCATCCATCGGTGGACctcccgttgctcctcggcaAGGCGTCCAATGGAAGCTTTCCCCTGTGGTCGTGGATCATGTTCtcaccttttcttcttttcatcCATCTGTTTGTGCTGTTACGGAGGTTTGCGAAAAATGAGCCCTTGTACACTGAGATAGCAGATGGAGTGTATGTTGGAGGCTGGCCTTCTTCAGTTGAACTCCTGCCGCCTGGTGACCCTGCAGTCATTGATTGCACGTGTGAGCTTCCACGAAGCTCAACCATATCTGAGAATTCATATTTGTGTGTCGCTACATGGGATACAAGGGCACCTCAACCATCACAGATTGAGTCAGCTGTGCGATGGGCGGTGAGAAAGCGGTCACAGAACAAACCTGTGTATGTCCATTGTGCCTATG GCCATGGAAGAAGCGTCTGTGTGATGTGTGCACTTCTTGTCGCACTGGGATTAGCTGATGATTGGAAATCTGCTGAGCAAATGATCCGTGAGAAGAGACCTTCTATTAGCATGAACACTCTTCATCGCAAAAGCTTAGAGGAATGGTCAAAACACTTGCTTTCTCCCTCAAAAAGAAGCGGGGAATCTGAT CAGCTTTCGAGTTAA